A window from Cryptomeria japonica chromosome 1, Sugi_1.0, whole genome shotgun sequence encodes these proteins:
- the LOC131038917 gene encoding mogroside IE synthase, protein MECNGGKKSHVVVISYPATGHTNPMLQFSKKLASKGLLVTFVSFNINKEKVTQAKEYVQRLKLDIRFECIPDGLPENKNIIDSNMNPAVFNHMQNNMDGSGVEDLIRRLNASADSPPVGCIIYNSFLPWVPPVANKLNIPHAFFWTQSAAVFSIYYDSLKSERWKSSRMPQNVIIPGLPELKLSDLPSAFMDTNGFLNHYLRQLESMKDASWVLANTFYELEPETINSLRSNSLPFLPIGPSIPSAFLQGGNPEDRQVGTNPWKATDCMEWLNRKPPLSVLYISFGSIAVISPEQIKELAVGIQQSGQNFLWVIRAPPGHGHIGEVLPTGFLEDTMERGLVVEWCCQVEVLSHPSVGVFMSHCGWNSTLDGLSLGVPVLTLEIWTDQPTNAKCLADVWKTGLRMRKGEDGIVTRDEIQRCLRIAFESEQGNQLRTNALRWKELATNACSEGGSSDINLKQFIQETIAREKL, encoded by the exons ATGGAGTGTAATGGAGGAAAAAAGTCTCACGTTGTAGTGATATCATATCCTGCAACGGGGCACACTAATCCCATGCTGCAATTCTCAAAGAAGTTAGCCTCAAAAGGTTTGCTCGTTACCTTCGTAAGCTTCAACATCAATAAGGAGAAAGTAACACAGGCTAAGGAGTATGTGCAGAGGCTTAAGTTGGACATACGATTCGAATGCATTCCTGATGGTCTTCCAGAGAATAAGAACATAATCGACTCAAATATGAATCCGGCAGTGTTCAACCACATGCAGAACAACATGGATGGATCGGGAGTGGAAGATCTGATCCGACGGTTGAATGCGAGTGCTGACTCTCCTCCAGTGGGCTGCATTATATACAACTCGTTTCTTCCGTGGGTTCCACCCGTTGCAAACAAACTCAACATTCCTCATGCTTTCTTCTGGACGCAGTCTGCTGCTGTCTTCTCCATTTATTATGACTCTCTAAAAA GTGAGAGGTGGAAGAGCAGCAGAATGCCTCAAAACGTCATCATCCCTGGCCTTCCTGAGCTGAAATTGTCCGATTTGCCTTCCGCATTCATGGATACAAATGGCTTCCTAAACCATTATCTTCGCCAGTTGGAGAGCATGAAGGATGCCTCGTGGGTACTTGCCAATACATTCTATGAGCTAGAGCCTGAAACAATCAACTCCCTAAGATCAAACTCTCTTCCTTTCCTCCCAATCGGCCCTTCCATACCCTCGGCTTTTCTTCAGGGGGGAAATCCAGAGGACAGGCAGGTGGGCACGAATCCTTGGAAAGCCACCGACTGTATGGAATGGCTGAACAGGAAGCCCCCGCTGTCGGTCTTATACATTTCATTCGGCAGCATAGCTGTCATAAGCCCAGAGCAAATCAAAGAACTGGCTGTGGGTATCCAGCAAAGTGGCCAAAACTTCCTGTGGGTCATCCGGGCCCCTCCAGGACACGGTCACATTGGTGAAGTTCTGCCCACTGGGttcttggaggacaccatggaaagAGGTTTAGTGGTGGAATGGTGTTGTCAAGTGGAAGTTCTTTCTCATCCCTCTGTGGGGGTGTTTATGAGCCACTGCGGTTGGAATTCTACCTTGGATGGTTTGAGCTTGGGAGTTCCTGTGCTGACTTTGGAGATTTGGACAGATCAGCCCACCAACGCTAAATGTTTGGCGGATGTTTGGAAAACAGGTTTGAGAATGAGAAAGGGAGAAGATGGGATTGTGACAAGGGACGAGATTCAGAGATGCCTAAGAATTGCATTTGAAAGCGAACAAGGAAATCAACTGAGAACCAATGCTCTCCGGTGGAAGGAATTAGCAACAAATGCTTGCAGTGAAGGCGGCTCCTCTGACATCAATCTCAAACAGTTTATCCAGGAGACCATTGCCAGAGAAAAACTGTAG